One segment of Methylocella silvestris BL2 DNA contains the following:
- a CDS encoding glutamate--cysteine ligase — protein sequence MARDVSDSTPVTSQRELVEWFEAGSKPAERFAIGTEHEKIPFYELCHSAVPYQGRPEEDLGGVRALLLGMRDKQGWSEICDGENIIGLFDERGGGAISLEPGGQFELSGAPLATIHETDAELNRHFSALKSVAAPLGVRFLALGMNPKWRLDDIPLMPKQRYAIMRRYMPKVGGRGLDMMFRTTTVQANLDFSSEADMVKKLRVSLSLQPVATALFANSPFTDGKLNGFLSARSEIWRDTDAARTGMLPFAFEPGMGFERYVDYALDVPMYFVKRGETYIDVAGASFRDLLAGRLVACPGERATLSDWANHLSTIFPEVRLKRYLEMRGADAGPRPMLTALPALFAGLFYDQGALDQACELIKPWTQEDRERLRADTPRLGLEASIQGRPLRDVARETLALARTGLERRKHLDDQGRTEAHFLDPLDRIVDGRTEAERLIEAFKTRWAGSVDPAFEQCVY from the coding sequence ATGGCGCGCGACGTCTCCGATTCAACGCCTGTTACGTCGCAACGCGAACTCGTCGAGTGGTTTGAGGCGGGCTCCAAGCCGGCGGAGCGCTTCGCCATCGGCACGGAGCATGAAAAAATCCCGTTCTACGAGCTTTGCCATTCGGCCGTGCCCTATCAGGGCAGGCCGGAAGAAGACCTCGGCGGCGTCCGCGCGCTGCTGCTTGGGATGCGCGACAAGCAAGGCTGGAGCGAGATCTGCGACGGCGAAAACATCATCGGCCTGTTCGACGAGCGCGGCGGCGGCGCGATCTCGCTCGAACCCGGCGGACAGTTCGAACTGTCAGGCGCCCCGCTCGCCACGATCCATGAAACCGACGCCGAACTCAATCGCCATTTTTCGGCGCTGAAAAGCGTCGCGGCCCCTTTAGGCGTCCGGTTTCTCGCTCTCGGCATGAATCCGAAATGGCGACTCGACGATATTCCCCTGATGCCGAAGCAGCGCTATGCGATCATGCGCCGCTATATGCCGAAGGTCGGCGGGCGCGGCCTCGATATGATGTTCCGCACGACGACGGTTCAGGCCAATCTCGATTTTTCGAGCGAGGCCGACATGGTCAAAAAGCTGCGGGTTTCACTGTCCTTGCAGCCGGTCGCGACGGCGCTTTTCGCCAATTCCCCTTTCACCGACGGCAAATTGAACGGCTTTCTCTCGGCAAGGTCCGAGATTTGGCGCGACACTGACGCGGCGCGCACGGGCATGCTGCCCTTCGCCTTCGAGCCAGGCATGGGCTTTGAGCGCTATGTCGATTATGCGCTCGATGTCCCGATGTATTTCGTCAAGCGCGGCGAGACCTATATCGACGTCGCGGGCGCAAGTTTTCGCGATCTTCTCGCCGGGCGGCTGGTCGCCTGCCCCGGCGAGCGGGCGACCTTGTCCGACTGGGCGAACCATCTGTCGACGATCTTTCCCGAGGTGCGGCTGAAGCGCTACCTCGAAATGCGCGGCGCCGACGCCGGCCCGCGGCCCATGCTGACCGCTTTGCCCGCATTGTTCGCGGGGCTGTTCTACGATCAGGGCGCGCTCGATCAGGCTTGCGAATTGATCAAGCCCTGGACGCAGGAGGATCGCGAGCGCCTGCGCGCCGATACGCCGCGGCTCGGCCTCGAGGCCAGCATCCAGGGGCGCCCGTTGCGTGACGTCGCGCGCGAAACGCTGGCGCTGGCGCGGACAGGACTCGAACGGCGCAAACATCTTGATGACCAAGGACGCACGGAAGCCCATTTCCTCGACCCGCTTGATCGCATCGTCGACGGGCGGACCGAGGCGGAGCGCCTGATCGAGGCGTTCAAGACGCGTTGGGCCGGCAGCGTCGATCCCGCCTTTGAACAATGCGTCTACTGA